One Saccharopolyspora erythraea NRRL 2338 genomic region harbors:
- a CDS encoding TetR/AcrR family transcriptional regulator, with product MGRWPAGAQERLQRAAIELFSERGYERTTVADITQSAGLTERTFYNHFVDKREVLFPDQDRFIADVVEAVGAAPADRSPLDVIIAALTVDTEWFDRRRDAAQRRRRILDTRAELRERELAKMAALDTAITGALRARGSSNTSAALTAAAAVAAYRLGTDNWLADPRGRTLRHHLRSIFEELRRTAENW from the coding sequence ATGGGACGATGGCCGGCCGGGGCGCAGGAACGGTTGCAGCGCGCCGCGATCGAGTTGTTCTCCGAACGCGGCTACGAGCGCACCACTGTCGCCGACATCACGCAGAGCGCCGGGCTGACCGAGCGCACCTTCTACAACCACTTCGTCGACAAGCGCGAGGTGCTCTTCCCCGACCAGGACCGGTTCATCGCCGATGTCGTCGAAGCGGTGGGCGCCGCACCCGCGGACCGATCCCCGCTCGACGTGATCATCGCCGCCCTCACAGTTGACACCGAGTGGTTCGACCGGCGTCGGGATGCGGCGCAGCGCCGCAGGCGGATTCTCGACACCCGTGCCGAACTGCGAGAACGCGAACTGGCCAAGATGGCCGCACTCGACACGGCGATCACCGGTGCCCTGCGGGCGCGGGGAAGCTCCAACACCTCGGCTGCCCTGACCGCTGCCGCCGCCGTGGCCGCCTACCGACTCGGCACGGACAACTGGCTGGCCGACCCCCGAGGGCGCACGCTGCGACACCACCTGCGCTCGATCTTCGAGGAGCTGCGCAGGACGGCGGAGAACTGGTAA
- a CDS encoding IS30 family transposase, which produces MARLGRPGMSDEMKEDLWRRWRAGESISVISREIGKPPGSVFTVLKHHGGIAPQSRRQRAGSLTLPEREEISRGLSAGYSFQAIAAFLQRAVSTISREVTKNGGRHAYRATAAQERAREQARRPKPCLLARQPALRDEIVALLGEEWSPEQIVGHLRRHGGDAAERTISHETIYRSIYTTRWKVIPRELCKRLRTGRPIRKNKRNTVKGQWRSQIIDARPIEQRPDTAQDRSTLGHFEGDLVIGANHSQVATLVDRKTRYLVIVKLPSRHSTVVVPELIKTYAGLDPRLRDTLTWDRGMELAEHKRFTAATGVDVFFAAPRSPWQRGTNENTNKLVRQYLPKGTNLATFTQAELDAIATKLNTRPRKCLGFRTPAEAVALTG; this is translated from the coding sequence GTGGCGAGGCTGGGTCGGCCTGGGATGTCGGATGAGATGAAGGAGGACCTGTGGCGGCGGTGGAGGGCGGGGGAGTCGATCAGCGTCATCTCTCGTGAGATCGGCAAGCCGCCGGGCTCGGTGTTCACTGTCCTCAAGCACCACGGCGGCATCGCTCCGCAGTCCCGCAGACAGCGTGCTGGATCGCTGACACTGCCTGAGCGAGAAGAGATTTCCCGGGGATTGAGCGCGGGATACTCGTTTCAAGCGATCGCCGCGTTCTTGCAGCGAGCGGTGTCGACGATCAGCCGGGAAGTCACCAAGAACGGCGGTCGCCACGCCTACCGGGCTACCGCAGCCCAGGAACGTGCGCGTGAGCAGGCTCGCCGGCCGAAACCATGCCTGCTTGCTCGCCAGCCTGCGTTGCGTGACGAGATTGTGGCTCTGCTGGGGGAAGAATGGTCTCCTGAACAGATCGTGGGCCACCTGCGTCGGCACGGTGGCGACGCCGCAGAGAGGACAATCAGCCACGAGACGATCTACCGATCGATCTACACCACCCGCTGGAAGGTGATTCCACGAGAGTTGTGCAAGCGGCTGCGAACCGGTAGGCCGATCCGCAAGAACAAGCGCAACACGGTCAAGGGCCAATGGCGATCCCAGATCATAGACGCCCGACCGATCGAGCAACGCCCCGATACCGCCCAGGACCGCAGCACCCTCGGGCACTTCGAAGGCGACCTCGTGATCGGGGCGAACCACAGCCAGGTCGCCACCCTGGTCGACCGCAAGACGCGGTATCTCGTGATCGTGAAACTCCCCAGCCGTCACAGCACCGTCGTCGTTCCCGAGCTGATCAAGACCTACGCTGGCCTGGACCCGCGGCTACGCGACACGCTGACGTGGGACCGGGGTATGGAATTGGCCGAACATAAGCGATTCACCGCTGCCACCGGGGTAGATGTGTTTTTCGCCGCGCCACGCAGCCCTTGGCAGCGCGGCACGAACGAGAACACCAACAAGCTGGTGCGCCAGTACCTGCCCAAGGGCACCAACCTCGCGACGTTCACCCAGGCTGAGCTCGACGCGATCGCCACCAAGCTCAACACCAGACCCCGCAAGTGCCTCGGCTTCCGCACCCCCGCAGAGGCTGTTGCCTTGACCGGTTGA
- a CDS encoding AAA family ATPase, whose product MRVALSASCFRGSFGEVEHVGGAGVVGSLMPFLGGEAPVGVDLPFEAGQESEGGGAGSCRAVGGVGPGGVGGDARPAAALGRGNALVVRHRRRSGVGLGLAGPGELAGYPAPVMYVATEDSWEYTLAPRLAAAGADLDRVLAVHTESRLGDEVAVGTVSLSVDMPALKAAVQATGTRVVVLDALLSAMTGADLAKQGVVRSLLEPLSQLVQECGLAIVGIAHFRKSAGTDPLLMISGSAEFGQVVRSALGFARDPAAEDGSCVLSLIKTNLAPMGTRSLRYCIKPASAEAEDGRSASVGRFELVGESEQTVAELLVAVPVSRDEQAERAEAQEWLRRYLVEAGGRAEAGTVIRAAEAAGLSRDQVKKARRKIGARTTKAGFAGSGWEWVLSDGDEGAEGAHE is encoded by the coding sequence GTGCGCGTCGCGTTATCGGCGTCGTGCTTTCGCGGATCTTTCGGCGAGGTCGAGCATGTAGGCGGTGCGGGCGTGGTGGGCTCGCTGATGCCGTTCCTCGGCGGTGAGGCGCCCGTCGGGGTCGACTTGCCGTTCGAAGCGGGCCAGGAAAGCGAGGGTGGCGGGGCGGGTTCGTGCCGTGCGGTCGGTGGTGTTGGCCCAGGAGGCGTGGGCGGCGATGCGCGCCCGGCGGCTGCGCTGGGCCGGGGTAATGCCCTGGTGGTTAGACATCGTCGCCGATCCGGAGTCGGTCTTGGACTTGCTGGGCCGGGCGAGCTGGCTGGGTATCCGGCGCCGGTGATGTATGTGGCCACCGAGGATTCCTGGGAGTACACCCTGGCACCGCGGTTGGCCGCGGCCGGTGCCGATCTGGATCGGGTGCTGGCCGTGCACACCGAATCGCGGCTTGGTGACGAGGTGGCGGTGGGCACGGTGTCGTTGTCGGTGGACATGCCGGCCCTGAAGGCGGCGGTGCAGGCTACGGGGACGCGGGTGGTCGTGCTGGATGCGTTGCTGTCGGCGATGACCGGTGCTGATCTGGCCAAGCAGGGGGTGGTGCGTTCGCTGCTGGAACCGTTGTCCCAGCTGGTGCAGGAGTGCGGGCTCGCGATCGTCGGCATCGCGCACTTCCGCAAATCCGCCGGCACTGATCCCCTGTTGATGATCTCGGGTTCGGCGGAGTTCGGCCAGGTCGTGCGCTCCGCGCTCGGGTTCGCCCGCGACCCGGCGGCTGAGGACGGGTCGTGCGTGTTGTCGTTGATCAAGACGAACCTGGCCCCGATGGGGACCCGATCGCTGCGCTATTGCATCAAGCCGGCGAGCGCGGAAGCGGAGGATGGCCGGTCGGCGTCGGTGGGCAGGTTCGAGTTGGTTGGGGAGTCCGAGCAGACCGTCGCCGAGCTGCTGGTCGCGGTGCCGGTTTCCCGGGACGAGCAGGCCGAACGGGCGGAGGCTCAGGAATGGCTGCGCCGCTATCTCGTCGAGGCCGGTGGGCGGGCGGAGGCGGGCACGGTGATCCGCGCGGCGGAGGCGGCGGGGTTGTCCCGGGACCAGGTCAAGAAAGCCCGCCGCAAGATCGGCGCACGAACCACCAAGGCCGGTTTCGCCGGTAGCGGCTGGGAATGGGTCCTGTCCGATGGCGACGAAGGTGCCGAAGGTGCGCACGAGTAA
- a CDS encoding IS3 family transposase yields the protein MYRNSWRTRDEAENAIFGYIDGWYNTQRIQKDLGWLSPDEYESAWHANQEVQPLPDTIPASPTGTR from the coding sequence GTGTATCGGAACTCCTGGCGAACCCGGGACGAGGCCGAAAACGCGATCTTCGGCTACATCGACGGCTGGTACAACACCCAGCGCATCCAGAAGGACCTGGGCTGGCTCTCACCCGACGAATACGAGAGCGCCTGGCACGCCAACCAGGAAGTCCAGCCCCTACCGGATACGATCCCAGCATCCCCAACCGGAACCAGGTAA
- a CDS encoding TIGR03564 family F420-dependent LLM class oxidoreductase — protein MFLGGTFAQEPGIGNIVDRAVELAHEAADAGVHTLWFGQGVDFDAIQLAAHVGRAEPRVHVGTSTVPMYPRHPLLVAAAAKTAQAATAGRFRLGVGLGARNLLEPEFGLPYPPQIRHLREYFAALRPLLDGDDSAFEGETLVSRPVTPTAVAGAAPAIPILAAAMGPRALAVAGELADGTATYLAGPRTLAERIVPGITEAAAAVGRPAPQIVAGVPAVVTDDVAAARAHAADVLGFYDNIPSYQKVVATEGLSSAADLLLAGGEDTVAAGLRRYIDAGATEIMISHAELFGEQARARTWALARRL, from the coding sequence GTGTTTCTGGGGGGAACGTTCGCGCAAGAGCCGGGTATCGGCAACATCGTGGACCGGGCTGTCGAGCTGGCTCACGAGGCGGCGGACGCGGGCGTGCACACGCTCTGGTTCGGGCAGGGAGTGGACTTCGATGCGATCCAGCTGGCGGCGCACGTGGGTCGGGCCGAGCCCAGGGTCCACGTCGGTACGTCGACGGTGCCGATGTACCCGCGTCATCCCCTGCTCGTCGCCGCGGCGGCGAAGACCGCGCAGGCCGCCACCGCCGGGCGGTTCCGGCTCGGCGTCGGGCTCGGCGCGCGGAACCTGCTCGAGCCGGAGTTCGGCTTGCCGTACCCGCCGCAGATCCGGCACCTGCGCGAGTACTTCGCCGCGCTACGCCCGCTGCTCGACGGGGACGACTCCGCATTCGAGGGCGAGACCCTCGTATCGCGCCCGGTCACGCCGACCGCGGTGGCCGGAGCCGCACCGGCGATCCCGATCCTGGCCGCCGCGATGGGACCACGGGCGCTCGCGGTTGCCGGTGAGCTCGCCGACGGCACGGCGACCTACCTCGCGGGACCGCGCACGCTCGCCGAACGGATCGTCCCGGGGATCACCGAAGCCGCTGCCGCGGTCGGGCGGCCGGCACCGCAGATCGTGGCCGGTGTGCCCGCGGTGGTCACCGACGACGTCGCCGCCGCCCGCGCCCACGCGGCGGACGTCCTCGGCTTCTACGACAACATCCCCTCCTACCAGAAGGTGGTCGCGACTGAGGGGCTGTCGAGCGCGGCCGACCTGCTGCTCGCCGGAGGCGAGGACACCGTCGCCGCCGGCCTGCGCCGCTACATCGACGCCGGGGCCACCGAGATCATGATCAGCCACGCCGAGCTCTTCGGAGAACAAGCACGCGCACGCACCTGGGCTCTCGCCCGGCGTCTGTGA
- a CDS encoding MFS transporter has translation MAEGARGLRELLGIRSFRYLLAQRLFSGQNVMMSFGIVFLVEERGFSTSTASLAALPFSLGYVVGTLLGGRLLDRLHLALPRSGRVIRLQASQLAFAAVAFVALQLAAEGIAPYVVLFAMLGLLQGQVPVVNRPLVMGVVPPHLRSLAFAVSVYLVESVAYGGYALLAGYLGDQIGLQPALLLITVALTVANGLASAALYRPYARDSTDIS, from the coding sequence GTGGCTGAAGGCGCGCGCGGCCTGCGCGAACTGCTTGGCATCCGCAGCTTCCGCTACCTGCTGGCGCAGCGGCTGTTCTCGGGCCAGAACGTGATGATGAGCTTCGGGATCGTGTTCCTGGTCGAGGAACGCGGGTTCTCGACCTCGACGGCATCGCTGGCGGCGCTGCCGTTCTCACTGGGGTACGTCGTCGGCACCCTCCTCGGCGGGCGACTCCTGGACCGCCTCCACCTTGCCCTCCCCCGAAGCGGCCGCGTGATCAGGCTCCAGGCCAGCCAACTCGCCTTCGCCGCCGTCGCCTTCGTCGCGCTGCAGCTCGCGGCGGAGGGCATCGCGCCGTACGTGGTGCTGTTCGCGATGCTCGGGCTGCTCCAGGGGCAGGTCCCGGTGGTGAACCGCCCGCTGGTGATGGGGGTCGTCCCGCCGCACCTTCGTTCCCTGGCTTTCGCCGTGTCCGTCTACCTGGTCGAATCCGTCGCATACGGCGGCTACGCGCTGCTCGCGGGCTACCTCGGTGACCAGATCGGGCTACAACCCGCGCTGCTGCTCATCACGGTCGCGCTCACCGTGGCGAACGGCCTCGCCTCGGCCGCCCTGTACCGCCCTTACGCCCGCGACAGCACCGACATCTCCTGA